GCTAATTTTGAAATGGCACTTGATAATTCTTTAATCTGACTCATTAGTCCATCCATTGAATGGCATAGAATATTAAATTGTGAAATAGAATAAAATAAATTCTGTGAATTGTTTGTTGTATCCTGATTTATCCATTCATACTTCTCAGATAATTTTTGAGTATTGTTTGATAAATCATTCGTCGCAATTTTTTGTTCAGGCATTGACCGATTGATTTCAATTGCTAATAATTTAGTACTTAAAATTGAATCTTTTAATTTCGCCATTACATCGTTATAATGGGAAACAAAATCTCCAATTTCATCATTTGAATCGATATTTAGAAAACCTTTGAAATTTCCGAGAGCTACTTCTTTTGAAAAATTACTGATCTCAAGAATAGTCTTTAATAGAGATTTTTTGCAAATCCAATAGGAAAATAAACCTACGAATACACCAGCTATCACACATAATATGGTAAAAGAAAATTGATACATTATGCTGAAGGAAGTGGCAGATGAAAAAATGACAAAACGAAATAAAAAAAGCCCCTCCTCAAAGTATCCTTCGAGAAGAGGCAACCGTCTTTAAGGCAACTCTTGCCTTCTACAACTTATGCGTTATTCAAAAGTCGTAGTACAGAATTTGGTCTGAGGCTGGCTTGCGCTAGCATTGCCGTACCGCTTTGCACGAGAATTTGTTTCGTCGTGAGCGCTACCATTTCCTCAGCCATATCTGCGTCCCTAATCCTTGATTCGGATGCTTGCATATTTTCGTATGCACCCATGAGGCCTTTAGCAGTACTTTCGAGCCTATTTTGATAAGCTCCCATATCTGCTCTCTGCTTCATGATCTTGTTCAAGGCGAAGTCCGCTTTGGCAATCGCTTCATCAGCTTTTCCAGGTGTTGAAAGAGCAATTTTAATCGCCCCTTCTGACATCTTAAGAGCTTTCGAAGTCATAGTTCCAATGTAGAAACGCTCTCTTTGCTTTGCGTTTGCTCCCATGTGAAACCACATCGATGCTTTCGTTGACTTTCGAGCGAAGTCTCCTTCAAACAGTTTCATTCTATTGAACTCTGCTTGTGAAGCAATTCGATCGATCTCATCCACCAGCGCAGATACTTCTACCTGCACGAGTTGCCTGTCCTCCGGTGTGTAGATTCCGTTCGAAGTCTGGATGGCTAAGGTCCGGATTCGTTGGATGATCTCAGCCGACTGGTCGAGGTAACCCTCTGCAGTCTGGATGAAACTCAGTCCATCTTCCGTATTCCTTTCCGCCTGACGTAAACCACGAATTTGTGTTCGTAGTTTTTCCGAAACAGCAAGACCAGAAGCATCATCACCGGCAAGGTTAATCCTTTGCCCAGTGGAGAGGTTCCTCATGGTCTTATCTACATCCCATTGTGTAAACTTGAGAGCACGATGTGATTGGATCGCACTCATGTTGTGATTGATAATCATTGGCCTACACTCCTTTGTGTATTACCAAGAACGGTATGTATTTCGTTCTTAGCCGGACAATCCCTGTCCGGTGTCAAGGATGAGCTTTCATTTTGCCACCTGGCAGGGGAAAGCCGGCTGATTATCTAATTACAACTCTTCAGTTACACTAACCACTCTCTTCGTTAACTAATGTTAACGTAGGAGAGAAAGAACTCCTTGTGGACGAACATTCGCCTGAGCTAACATAGCAGTTCCAGATTGAACTAAAATCTGGTTCTTTGTGAAAGCCACAGTTTCTTCTGCCATATCCGCATCACGGATCCTAGACTCGGAAGCTTGGGTATTCTCATAAGCGTTCATGAGCCCTTTTGCAGCATGCTCAAGACGGTTAAAGTAGGCACCTAAGTTTGCTCTTTGTTTGCTAATGCGTGTTAAGGCAGCATCCAAAGTTCCGATCGCATCATTTGACTTGTCAGCAGTTGATAAAGACAAGAGTTCTCCACTTTGACCTTTAAGATTAAGTGCACGTGCAGTCATTGTTGCAATGAACACTCTTTCTCTTTGGTGCATGTTTGGTCCAATATGGAACCACATGGAAGTTGCTCTAGATCCACGAGCAAAATCACCTTGAAGCAAATTCATTTTATTGAATTCAGCTTGAGAAGCAATTCTGTCCACTTCGTCGATAAGTTGTGACACTTCGACTTGGATCATTTGTCTGTCTTCTTCAGTATAAATACCGTTAGACGATTGAATTGCAAGAGTTCGAATTCTTTGAATGATATCATTCGATTCTTGCAAAAACCCTTCCGTTGTTTGGATAAGGCTCATACCGTCTTCGGTATTTCTTTCTGCTTGTCTAAGACCATTCACCTGCGTTCTCATTTTTTCCGAAACGGCAAGGCCTGATGCATCATCACCTGCTCGGTTGATTCGCATACCAGAGGATAGTTTCTCCATATTTTTGGAGACTTCCTCGTTTTGGAACTTGAGGACGCGATGTGAGTTGATCGCGGCTAAATTGTGGTTTATGATCATTGGTTTCCTCCTTGAAACTTGATCTGGCAAACAAGAGAATCCCTTCTCTCGCTTTTTTTGTGTCTGGCTTTCAGGCCCCATTGGTGCCTAAAATCTCTATTTATTCCCTTAGTATGTCGGTACTTGGATAGAAGAAATTAATTTGAAGAAATTGGGTAGGTTTTGGAGGATTTTAAGGAAAATTGCCGATTTTTGGTAATTTTTAACGACTTTAGCGTTTTATTTTTTTTAAAAAAAATTCTATTTTTCCCAATACGATCATCGGTATTTCTCCATTTTCCATGAGTAAAATTTGGAAAAGGGAGAAAAATCGCGGGGAATCCCCTAAACTAGCGGGTAGCGAGGGGAGAAATCGAATTCCATTGGTAAACGGGATTGAGGTTTCCTGAAAATTTATGTTCGATGGAATTGACTTCTTTGAAATTTTCAAAAAGACTCGCATTTAACGCTCGTAAGGTTTGTTCCATAGCTTGGATCCTACGTTTGTTGAGTACCTCTTCAGATTCTTTTGGACCTGTTTCTGTTCCACCCGTGTAATATGTGATGGTGTCAACAGGTGTGTTTGGATTGTCCTCTTCTGAGTCGGAAGCCTCACCTTCTGATTTAGTGCGTGGAAGGCGGTATTTTTCCATAATTGATTCTAATTTACTTGTATTCCAATCGATTACTAATTTTTGATTTTTGTCCACAAACCAGGATTGTTTTAACGCAAATCGAACATCCAATAGTTTTTTTGGAGAAAAAAGTTTTCCATCTTTTGCCAAAGCTTCCACGGAATCAAAGTAAGGTGGTGCACCAACTTCACCAACAATTTGATAAATAAGATCACCTGAGCCATCTTGTTTTAAAACCTTACGGTGGATCGGAATTTGTTCCCCTTCACCATTGGAGATAAAAATAATAATTGGTTCCCTATGGTCAAAAGAAGGATAAGAATATAGTTGAAATGGAACAAGTAATCTGAATGGATTTTGTTCCGCTAAGATGAAAAAACTAAAAAAGAGAAGTAAACTAAACCATGATCCAAACAAAAAAATAAAATCACGAGTGAGTTTGGTTTCTCCCGTTCCGATTTTATAAAACCGAAGGGATATTAATTTTAAAAATCCCCAAACGTTTCTAAGTAATTCTTTAATCTTTTCCAGATGCGTATTCATGAATTCCTTTAATTACACTCCGAGCAATTTTCTTTTGGAAGGATTTATCTCGCAGTTTTTTACTTTCTTCAGGGTTTGTCAGATACCCCATTTCCACAAGTACAGCAGGCATAAGGCTTCCTCGCAAGACGGAAAAATCTGCCTTTTTCACACCACGGGATGGAATTTCGGGGCTAATGGATTTTTCGAAATGTTCTGCCACAGATAGAGCCAATTTTTTGGAACGCCTTTGGGTCACACTGGAAAGCATTTGGGACTGGATTTGGCTAACAATTGGGTTCTTGTGTTTTCCAATGTACCGATTTTCAACAAGGGCTGTTTCTCTCGCTGCCTCAGTACTTGGACTTTGGGAAAGGTAATACACTTCAAACCCTGCGGCCTTATCGGAAAGAGACGCATTGCAGTGAAAACTGATGAAAATAACATCTCTTGTATCGCGTAGAACTTGGTTGGCAAACTTGGACCTGTCCTCTAGTTCTACAAAACGATCGTCTTTTCTCACCATCTCCACTCGGATTTCTGGATAATATTTCCTTAAGTATAAATATGTATACCTCGCAACACCAAGGCTCACATCTTTTTCAAAATACCCAGATGTGTCCGAAGTGCCAGGATCCTTGCCACCATGTCCCGCATCAATGATGATGGCCTTTACTGCTAAACTTCGTTTTGGTACAGTTTCTTTGGGAACAAGAATGAAGAGTTCCCCTTCTTTGAATTGGTATCTGACATCATAAGCAATTAAATTGAGTAAAATGGCTTCTACCATATCGAGAGGAAGATACACTTCGTCCTCTTTGGTCAAGATGGCCTTTGGCAGTTTATAAATTTTCCCATCTAATGTATAAAAACTACTGCCGATGCGAAATTGCAGATTGCCTTGTGGTGTGTAAATCCCACCGACCCTTGTGTATTTTTTTAGTTTTGTAGAAAGTTCGGGTAAGATTGTCTTGAGATCAGAAAAGGCGATATAGTTTCCTTTCCCGTAGAGCGGAAGTTTTGCGACTTCTGCGACTACGAGAGTTGGTAACAAAATCAGTAAAAGAAGGATTAATCTTTTTTGAAAAAAGAAAGGATTCGTTTCCAAATCGATTGTTTCTGTTTTTTGGATTGTTTCACTTCGTTGATGTCGAAGAGATTCCGTCTAGGATCATTCTTTTGGTAAGACTTCCCTTGTTGGTTTTTTTTATGCCCAGATTTGCCCTTTCCATCTTTTGGATGGTGGCCATGTTTGAATTCATGGTGGGTCATCTTAGCTGGGTGTTTGTGATCACTTGGGTTTCC
The sequence above is a segment of the Leptospira sp. WS39.C2 genome. Coding sequences within it:
- a CDS encoding flagellin; translation: MIINHNMSAIQSHRALKFTQWDVDKTMRNLSTGQRINLAGDDASGLAVSEKLRTQIRGLRQAERNTEDGLSFIQTAEGYLDQSAEIIQRIRTLAIQTSNGIYTPEDRQLVQVEVSALVDEIDRIASQAEFNRMKLFEGDFARKSTKASMWFHMGANAKQRERFYIGTMTSKALKMSEGAIKIALSTPGKADEAIAKADFALNKIMKQRADMGAYQNRLESTAKGLMGAYENMQASESRIRDADMAEEMVALTTKQILVQSGTAMLAQASLRPNSVLRLLNNA
- a CDS encoding flagellin, yielding MIINHNLAAINSHRVLKFQNEEVSKNMEKLSSGMRINRAGDDASGLAVSEKMRTQVNGLRQAERNTEDGMSLIQTTEGFLQESNDIIQRIRTLAIQSSNGIYTEEDRQMIQVEVSQLIDEVDRIASQAEFNKMNLLQGDFARGSRATSMWFHIGPNMHQRERVFIATMTARALNLKGQSGELLSLSTADKSNDAIGTLDAALTRISKQRANLGAYFNRLEHAAKGLMNAYENTQASESRIRDADMAEETVAFTKNQILVQSGTAMLAQANVRPQGVLSLLR
- a CDS encoding N-acetylmuramoyl-L-alanine amidase; protein product: METNPFFFQKRLILLLLILLPTLVVAEVAKLPLYGKGNYIAFSDLKTILPELSTKLKKYTRVGGIYTPQGNLQFRIGSSFYTLDGKIYKLPKAILTKEDEVYLPLDMVEAILLNLIAYDVRYQFKEGELFILVPKETVPKRSLAVKAIIIDAGHGGKDPGTSDTSGYFEKDVSLGVARYTYLYLRKYYPEIRVEMVRKDDRFVELEDRSKFANQVLRDTRDVIFISFHCNASLSDKAAGFEVYYLSQSPSTEAARETALVENRYIGKHKNPIVSQIQSQMLSSVTQRRSKKLALSVAEHFEKSISPEIPSRGVKKADFSVLRGSLMPAVLVEMGYLTNPEESKKLRDKSFQKKIARSVIKGIHEYASGKD